Proteins co-encoded in one Bacillus paramycoides genomic window:
- the ribF gene encoding bifunctional riboflavin kinase/FAD synthetase: MKLIHLTHPHEQNKLELPPTVMALGFFDGIHLGHQRVIRTAKQIADERGYKSAVMTFYPHPSVVLGKKEAHAEYITPMCDKEKIVENLGIDILYVVKFDESFAGLLPQQFVDDYIIGLNVKHVVAGFDYSYGRLGKGKMETLPFHARGEFTQTVIEKVEFQEEKVSSTALRKLIRNGEMEQIPSILGRAYTVGGTVVHGDKRGRQIGFPTANVGLSDEYLLPPVGVYAVRLKVHDEWFDGVCNIGYKPTFKEDERQLSIEVHLFEFNKDIYGQNVTVEWHMRIREEKKFNGIDELVEQIAKDKKTAQEYFANEKNILAFSSEK; encoded by the coding sequence GTGAAACTTATTCATTTAACTCATCCACATGAACAAAATAAATTAGAATTACCACCTACTGTAATGGCATTAGGATTTTTTGATGGCATTCATTTAGGACATCAACGTGTAATTCGAACTGCGAAACAAATAGCGGATGAACGAGGATATAAAAGTGCAGTAATGACATTTTACCCACATCCATCTGTTGTTTTAGGCAAAAAAGAAGCGCATGCCGAGTATATTACACCGATGTGTGATAAAGAAAAAATAGTCGAGAACTTAGGAATCGATATATTATATGTTGTTAAATTTGATGAATCATTTGCAGGCTTACTGCCACAACAATTTGTAGATGATTATATTATTGGTTTAAATGTAAAGCATGTAGTAGCAGGGTTTGATTATTCATATGGACGTTTAGGAAAAGGAAAGATGGAGACTTTACCATTTCATGCAAGAGGGGAGTTTACACAGACTGTGATTGAAAAAGTTGAATTTCAAGAAGAGAAAGTAAGTTCTACAGCATTACGAAAGTTAATTCGAAATGGCGAAATGGAACAAATTCCATCTATTTTAGGTAGAGCATATACAGTAGGGGGAACGGTTGTACACGGTGATAAACGTGGACGTCAAATTGGTTTCCCAACAGCGAATGTAGGTTTAAGTGATGAGTATCTATTACCACCTGTAGGTGTTTATGCAGTGAGATTAAAAGTTCACGATGAATGGTTCGATGGTGTATGTAATATTGGATATAAACCAACTTTTAAAGAAGATGAGCGTCAACTTTCTATTGAAGTGCACTTATTTGAATTTAACAAAGACATATATGGTCAAAATGTTACAGTAGAGTGGCATATGCGTATAAGAGAAGAGAAGAAATTCAATGGCATCGATGAGTTAGTTGAACAAATCGCAAAAGATAAGAAAACAGCACAAGAATATTTTGCGAACGAAAAGAATATACTTGCTTTTTCAAGTGAAAAGTAG
- a CDS encoding DUF503 domain-containing protein: MIIASLSFECMIYDVHSLKEKRAILQRVLTRVKQRYNVAVSEVGHQDVWQRTEIAIVSVSSNRVICEKEMNRVLEYIDSFPEIERTITQLEWY, from the coding sequence ATGATTATCGCTTCACTCTCATTCGAGTGTATGATTTACGATGTACATTCTTTAAAAGAGAAACGAGCAATTTTGCAAAGGGTGCTAACTCGTGTGAAGCAGCGTTATAACGTAGCTGTTTCAGAAGTAGGGCATCAAGATGTATGGCAACGTACAGAAATTGCAATTGTTTCTGTATCCTCTAATCGTGTTATTTGTGAAAAAGAAATGAATCGTGTACTTGAGTACATCGATTCATTTCCTGAAATTGAACGTACGATAACACAATTGGAATGGTATTGA
- the rpsO gene encoding 30S ribosomal protein S15, with the protein MALTQERKNEIIAQFRTHETDTGSPEVQIAVLTEQINTLNEHLRTHKKDHHSRRGLLKMVGKRRNLLTYLRNSDITRYRELITKLGLRR; encoded by the coding sequence ATGGCTTTAACACAAGAGCGTAAAAATGAAATCATTGCACAATTTAGAACTCATGAGACTGATACTGGTTCTCCAGAGGTTCAAATTGCTGTCCTAACGGAGCAAATTAACACTCTAAACGAGCACTTACGTACTCACAAGAAAGATCATCATTCACGTCGTGGTCTATTAAAGATGGTTGGTAAACGTCGTAACTTACTAACTTACCTTCGTAATAGCGATATCACACGTTACCGTGAATTAATCACAAAGCTTGGCTTACGTCGATAG
- the rbfA gene encoding 30S ribosome-binding factor RbfA: MKLRANRVGEQMKKELGDIISRKIKDPRVGFVTVTDVQVSGDLQIATVYISVLGDEEQKESTLKGLAKAKGFIRSEIGQRIRLRKTPEISFEFDESIGYGHRIDTLLHEINKEGKREE, encoded by the coding sequence ATGAAATTACGTGCAAACCGTGTAGGCGAGCAAATGAAAAAAGAATTAGGCGACATCATCAGTCGCAAAATTAAAGATCCACGTGTCGGATTTGTTACTGTAACAGATGTACAAGTGAGTGGAGATTTACAAATTGCTACAGTGTATATTTCTGTTTTAGGTGATGAAGAACAGAAAGAAAGCACATTAAAAGGTTTAGCGAAGGCAAAAGGCTTCATTCGTTCAGAAATTGGCCAACGTATTCGTCTTCGTAAAACGCCGGAAATTTCTTTTGAATTTGATGAATCTATCGGATATGGTCATCGAATTGATACACTTTTACATGAAATTAATAAAGAAGGTAAACGTGAAGAATAA
- the truB gene encoding tRNA pseudouridine(55) synthase TruB yields the protein MEGVVLLHKPKGMTSHDCVFKLRKILREKRIGHTGTLDPDVTGVLPICVGRATKIAQFLTSETKTYEGEVTLGFSTTTEDASGEVVETKHVDRIITRKEVEEVLVALTGTIEQMPPMFSAVKVNGKKLYEYARAGQEVERPVRTITIHEFVLLDDREVFEGENISFRFRVTCSKGTYVRTLAVMIGEKLGFPSHMSHLVRTASGEFLLEDCISFEEIEENVQNGTVESIFISIDEALSKFPKMVVDEKQAEKIKNGMFLKNELQITAPFITVFDKNDRCLAIYEHHPKHPGMLKPMKVLVNNQELKL from the coding sequence ATGGAAGGTGTAGTATTATTACATAAGCCAAAAGGCATGACATCACACGATTGTGTATTTAAATTAAGAAAGATATTACGTGAAAAACGAATTGGTCATACAGGAACATTAGATCCAGATGTAACAGGAGTATTACCTATTTGTGTTGGACGAGCAACGAAGATTGCACAATTTTTAACAAGCGAAACGAAAACATATGAAGGTGAAGTAACATTAGGGTTTTCAACAACAACTGAAGATGCTTCTGGTGAAGTTGTGGAAACGAAACATGTAGATCGTATTATTACTCGTAAAGAAGTGGAAGAGGTTCTTGTGGCATTAACAGGTACGATTGAGCAAATGCCTCCGATGTTTTCGGCTGTAAAAGTTAACGGAAAAAAATTATATGAATACGCAAGAGCCGGACAAGAGGTTGAACGTCCAGTGCGTACAATTACAATTCATGAATTTGTATTACTAGATGACCGTGAAGTGTTTGAAGGTGAAAATATTTCATTCCGTTTCCGTGTAACGTGTAGTAAAGGAACATATGTAAGAACATTAGCGGTAATGATCGGTGAAAAACTTGGTTTTCCATCACATATGTCTCACCTTGTAAGAACAGCTTCTGGTGAATTTTTATTAGAAGATTGCATATCATTTGAAGAAATTGAAGAAAACGTGCAAAATGGAACAGTAGAGTCTATCTTCATTTCAATTGATGAAGCATTAAGTAAGTTCCCGAAAATGGTTGTAGATGAAAAGCAAGCAGAAAAAATAAAGAATGGTATGTTCTTAAAAAATGAATTGCAAATAACAGCGCCATTTATAACAGTATTTGATAAAAACGATCGCTGCCTTGCAATTTATGAACACCATCCAAAACACCCTGGTATGCTAAAGCCGATGAAAGTACTTGTGAATAATCAAGAACTAAAGCTATAA
- the pnp gene encoding polyribonucleotide nucleotidyltransferase, protein MSQEKQVFSIDLAGRQLTVETGQLAKQANGAVLVRYGDTAVLSTATASKEAKNVDFFPLTVNYEERLYAVGKIPGGFIKREGRPSEKAILASRLIDRPIRPLFADGFRNEVQVVSIVMSVDQDCSSEMAAMLGSSLALSISDIPFEGPIAGATVGRINGEFVINPTVEQQEQSDIHLVVAGTKDAINMVEAGADQVPEETMLEAIMFGHDEIKRLIAFQEEIVQAVGKEKSEVKLYEVDADLNQAVREMAEKDMHSAIQVHEKHAREDAINEVKKRVIEHYEAQEADADTLGQVNEILYKIVKEEVRRLITVEKIRPDGRKGDEIRPLASEVGILSRTHGSGLFTRGQTQALSICTLGALGDVQILDGLGVEESKRFMHHYNFPSFSVGETRPMRGPGRREIGHGALGERALEPVIPSEKDFPYTVRLVSEVLESNGSTSQASICGSTLAMMDAGVPLKAPVAGIAMGLVKSGEHYTILSDIQGMEDHLGDMDFKVAGTAQGVTALQMDIKIDGLSREILEEALQQAKVGRVHILNHMLSVIGEPRTELSAYAPKIITMTINPDKIRDVIGPSGKQINKIIEETGVKIDIEQDGTVFISSINQEMNDKAKKIIEDIVREVQVGEIYEGKVKRVEKFGAFVELFSGKDGLVHISELALERVGKVEDVVKIGDVITVKVIEIDKQGRVNLSRKVLLKEEQEKEAAKEENKQEQQ, encoded by the coding sequence ATGAGTCAAGAAAAGCAAGTCTTCTCGATAGATTTAGCTGGTCGCCAGCTAACAGTTGAAACAGGTCAGCTTGCGAAGCAAGCGAACGGAGCAGTATTAGTAAGATATGGCGATACAGCGGTTCTATCTACAGCAACTGCATCAAAAGAAGCAAAAAATGTAGATTTCTTCCCACTTACAGTAAACTATGAAGAGCGTTTATATGCAGTCGGAAAAATTCCAGGCGGTTTCATCAAACGTGAAGGTCGTCCAAGTGAAAAAGCAATTTTGGCAAGTCGTTTAATCGACCGTCCAATTCGTCCACTTTTCGCAGATGGTTTCCGTAACGAAGTACAAGTTGTCAGCATCGTAATGAGTGTTGATCAAGATTGTTCTTCTGAAATGGCAGCTATGCTTGGTTCTTCATTAGCGTTATCGATTTCAGATATTCCATTTGAAGGTCCAATCGCAGGTGCAACAGTTGGTCGTATTAACGGCGAATTCGTTATCAACCCAACAGTAGAACAGCAAGAACAAAGTGATATTCACCTTGTTGTAGCTGGTACGAAAGATGCAATTAACATGGTTGAAGCAGGAGCAGATCAAGTGCCTGAGGAAACAATGTTAGAAGCAATTATGTTTGGTCATGACGAAATTAAACGTCTAATTGCATTCCAAGAAGAGATTGTACAAGCTGTAGGCAAAGAGAAATCAGAAGTAAAACTTTATGAAGTTGACGCTGATCTTAACCAAGCTGTACGTGAAATGGCTGAGAAGGATATGCATTCTGCAATTCAAGTACATGAGAAACATGCACGTGAAGATGCAATTAACGAAGTGAAAAAGCGTGTAATTGAGCATTACGAAGCGCAAGAAGCTGACGCTGATACATTAGGACAAGTAAATGAGATTTTATATAAAATTGTAAAAGAAGAAGTACGTCGTCTTATTACAGTTGAGAAAATCCGCCCAGATGGCCGTAAAGGTGACGAAATCCGTCCATTAGCATCAGAGGTTGGCATTTTATCTCGTACACACGGTTCTGGTTTATTCACACGTGGACAAACACAAGCATTAAGTATTTGTACATTAGGTGCATTAGGCGATGTGCAAATTTTAGATGGTCTTGGTGTAGAAGAATCAAAACGCTTTATGCACCATTACAATTTCCCATCATTTAGTGTTGGTGAAACAAGACCAATGCGTGGACCAGGTCGTCGTGAAATCGGTCACGGTGCACTAGGAGAACGTGCTCTTGAGCCTGTAATTCCATCTGAAAAAGATTTCCCATATACAGTACGTCTTGTATCTGAAGTTTTAGAATCAAATGGTTCTACTTCACAAGCAAGTATTTGTGGTAGTACTTTAGCAATGATGGATGCTGGTGTTCCACTTAAAGCTCCAGTTGCAGGTATTGCAATGGGTCTAGTTAAATCAGGTGAGCATTACACAATTTTATCTGATATTCAAGGTATGGAAGATCATTTAGGTGATATGGACTTTAAAGTAGCAGGTACAGCACAAGGTGTAACTGCACTACAAATGGACATTAAAATCGATGGTCTATCTCGTGAAATTTTAGAAGAGGCATTACAACAAGCGAAAGTTGGTCGTGTGCACATTCTAAATCATATGTTATCTGTTATTGGAGAGCCACGTACTGAATTATCAGCGTACGCTCCAAAGATTATTACAATGACAATTAACCCAGATAAAATCCGTGACGTTATCGGACCAAGCGGTAAACAAATCAATAAAATTATTGAAGAAACTGGCGTTAAAATTGATATCGAGCAAGATGGTACAGTATTCATTTCTTCAATAAATCAAGAAATGAACGACAAAGCTAAGAAAATTATCGAAGATATCGTTCGCGAAGTACAAGTAGGTGAAATCTACGAAGGAAAAGTGAAACGTGTTGAGAAATTCGGTGCTTTCGTTGAATTATTCAGCGGAAAAGATGGATTAGTTCACATTTCTGAACTTGCACTTGAGCGTGTAGGTAAAGTAGAAGACGTTGTGAAAATCGGTGATGTAATTACAGTTAAAGTTATCGAGATTGACAAGCAAGGTCGTGTGAATCTATCTAGAAAAGTATTGCTAAAAGAAGAGCAAGAAAAAGAAGCTGCTAAAGAAGAAAACAAACAAGAGCAGCAATAA